One window of Pieris napi chromosome 14, ilPieNapi1.2, whole genome shotgun sequence genomic DNA carries:
- the LOC125056295 gene encoding proline-rich extensin-like protein EPR1 has protein sequence MFHGQTGSARDWRFRRPSRFPARVVPRPGYVSRPTTFAPRPEITSEVRPHVTVSTTHWPSSTYSPPIRGPSFNRRPNIVWSRPFIASSPKPKPAVTVVVLPGSHSHVLPTSPRPYYVYPEKPTSKPADIPLAPESDLLYSKPESQPLNEPDVSSSSKPISGNFEPEIKPSPKPSIEVEPVSQPLKPENVVSRVPESQPEVKPESQPKPHVENETPSPEPQVKPRPELEEEPRLKPQIAPRPEPQVEPKPEPQVVPIPEPQLEPKPEPQVVPIPEPQVVPIPEPQLKPTPEPEVEPEPEPQVEPKPEPESSSEPIPEVTSERFDEVGLSGPEASPAPELPPGVSPSSKPALESESSFKPSIEPIPVSVVPAEMSSTPYAEVPSEPSRQSSTPSPFPLTPEASSEGELLDHSEVPSNQIRLKYIPGIGNSRNPISATWSKPSWFPKPSKKPEHPNPWKPTPIPIFHLPSRISTIQPQPKATPQKPVYVPARPVPTARTPSDAFDVMALMDYQCHEPYGYFAVPTECDAFIECNSNRARQTNCPDGLHFNPKAVWPEYPCAYPSEVQCAAHYAKQDPKPTAECPRQYGYFASPSGDCGQYIMCLEGKATKMSCPPGLAFNLKTTACDWPANVPSCNPVVFRGFTCPVPDIGENGKPSDLIYKYRYGKSCKKYIACQRGSPRLLSCDEGLSYDEASQSCIDDEFVKDCS, from the exons ATGT TCCACGGGCAAACTGGTTCCGCCCGGGATTGGAGGTTTAGAAGGCCTTCAAGGTTCCCTGCTCGTGTAGTGCCAAGACCTGGTTACGTTTCAAGACCTACAACATTTGCACCAAGACCTGAAATAACAAGTGAGGTGCGACCACATGTAACCGTTTCTACTACGCATTGGCCATCATCCACTTATTCTCCACCTATACGCGGTCCTTCATTCAACAGGCGACCTAACATTGTATGGTCTAGACCATTCATAGCCAGCTCCCCAAAACCGAAACCAGCCGTCACCGTCGTAGTTCTTCCTGGTTCTCATTCCCATGTACTGCCCACATCACCCCGACCATATTATGTATACCCCGAAAAGCCGACTTCAAAACCCGCTGATATTCCACTTGCGCCCGAATCGGACCTATTATATTCAAAACCCGAATCTCAACCACTCAATGAACCTGATGTATCATCCAGTTCTAAGCCGATAAGTGGTAATTTTGAGCCAGAAATCAAACCTTCTCCAAAACCCTCTATTGAAGTTGAACCTGTATCACAACCTCTTAAGCCTGAAAATGTGGTCTCACGTGTTCCTGAGTCACAACCTGAAGTCAAACCTGAATCACAACCCAAACCTCatgttgaaaatgaaacaccTAGCCCAGAACCTCAGGTGAAACCAAGACCTGAACTAGAAGAAGAACCGAGGCTGAAACCTCAGATAGCACCTAGGCCTGAACCACAAGTGGAACCTAAACCGGAACCACAAGTGGTACCTATACCAGAACCACAATTGGAACCTAAACCGGAACCACAAGTGGTACCTATACCAGAACCACAAGTGGTACCTATACCAGAACCACAATTGAAACCTACACCAGAACCAGAAGTGGAACCTGAACCCGAACCACAAGTGGAACCTAAACCTGAACCCGAATCTTCATCTGAGCCCATACCGGAAGTTACTTCTGAACGATTTGATGAAGTTGGACTTTCTGGGCCCGAAGCATCTCCGGCTCCAGAGTTACCACCCGGAGTTTCACCATCTTCAAAACCTGCTTTAGAATCAGAATCCTCATTCAAACCTTCAATTGAACCAATCCCAGTATCTGTAGTGCCGGCAGAAATGTCTTCTACACCTTATGCTGAAGTTCCATCCGAGCCTTCTCGTCAATCTTCAACGCCAAGCCCATTTCCACTTACACCAGAAGCATCATCGGAGGGCGAGTTATTAGATCACTCAGAAGTTCCGTCTAACCAAATACGACTTAAATATATACCTGGCATTGGTAATTCACGTAATCCTATTTCAGCCACCTGGTCAAAGCCTAGTTGGTTCCCTAAGCCTTCTAAGAAACCAGAACATCCAAATCCCTGGAAACCAACCCCAATCCCAATATTCCATCTACCCTCGAGAATAAGTACCATTCAGCCACAACCAAAAGCTACTCCACAAAAGCCAGTCTATGTCCCTGCACGACCTGTACCAACAGCAAGAACACCAAGCGATGCTTTTGACGTAATGGCCTTGATGGATTATCAATGTCATGAGCCTTATGGCTACTTTGCAGTACCAACAGAGTGCGATGCTTTCATAGAATGCAAT TCCAATAGAGCAAGACAAACTAATTGCCCGGATGGACTTCACTTTAATCCTAAAGCTGTATGGCCAGAATATCCATGTGCTTATCCGTCAGAAGTTCAATGTGCCGCTCATTATGCGAAAC aGGATCCAAAGCCCACAGCAGAGTGTCCGCGACAATACGGCTATTTTGCTTCTCCATCTGGTGATTGCGGCCAATATATCATGTGTCTAGAAGGCAAAGCTACCAAAATGTCCTGTCCTCCTGGCCTTgcattcaatttaaaaacaactgcTTGCGACTGGCCTGCAAATGTCCCATCATGCAACCCTGTTG TTTTTAGAGGCTTTACGTGCCCCGTGCCAGACATCGGAGAAAATGGAAAACCTTCCGATCTGATTTATAAATACag ataTGGAAAAAGTTGCAAAAAATACATAGCGTGTCAACGAGGAAGTCCACGTCTTCTAAGCTGTGACGAAGGACTTTCTTACGATGAAGCATCTCAAAGTTGTATAGATGACGAATTTGTTAAAGATTGctcttaa
- the LOC125056015 gene encoding protein obstructor-E-like, which yields MPVQMNCPDGLHFDPRVEWPNYPCGYPMDVQCVGRNLPQDAKPNPDCPHRYGYFPSPVAAPNDCGQYRFCLDGKPIEMECPTGLAFNPDSGRCDWPGLVKSCNVEAYLGYTCPPATYDESGDPIVTNHRYKGSCYAFYSCQGGGHPRLLSCDAGFAFDEAAGRCEDADKVRCQDNASIPAPALQ from the exons ATGCCAGTTCAAATGAATTGCCCGGACGGACTCCATTTTGACCCCAGAGTTGAATGGCCAAACTACCCTTGTGGATATCCCATGGATGTACAATGTGTAGGCCGGAATTTACCCC AGGACGCAAAACCAAACCCGGACTGTCCTCACCGTTATGGCTACTTCCCATCTCCAGTCGCCGCTCCAAATGACTGTGGCCAGTACCGCTTTTGTCTTGATGGCAAACCCATTGAAATGGAATGCCCTACTGGACTAGCTTTCAACCCTGACTCCGGACGCTGTGATTGGCCGGGACTTGTCAAATCTTGCAATGTCgaag CTTACCTGGGATACACTTGCCCTCCAGCCACATACGACGAAAGTGGCGACCCAATTGTTACAAACCAcag GTACAAGGGTAGTTGCTACGCTTTCTACTCGTGTCAAGGTGGTGGTCACCCTCGCCTGCTCTCCTGTGACGCTGGCTTCGCTTTCGATGAAGCCGCTGGCAGGTGCGAGGATGCCGATAAAGTGCGTTGTCAAGACAACGCGTCAATACCTGCACCTGCATTACAATAA
- the LOC125056014 gene encoding protein obstructor-E-like produces the protein MRVFILVALCAVAYGQMLSDDSLNTQEDEFAIEETGGIEENGFSLREQSDVGVASQDNAAALQETSDTGSASQDNVANIEESVDANSQSVNLKETSDFSDGGNEASLTETGDVDDASELNDDGGISKVTESSDIAGESSKYQAQDQYEAQSAPRALSRKTCIEKNERYSIPGSCDRYIECLNGTAEEKLCPDGLRYNPNVKFNVYPCQYPNDVPCLARSSLQPPQATADCPHQFGYFKSGDSKNCGTFKNCVNGVGYDFNCPEGLAFSSETYRCDWPDLVPECDVEAFLGFRCPEVRVSEELGPPAGFRFYRSAEDCQKYFICIDGKPRRLSCGGYNAFDELTESCVAADEISACPSELRTQAERSRKAESQRLIAENAISGFRKALEEVTTFAPYDDIRSENLRGEDEQIIDNNAEEEQPEI, from the exons cTTATGGACAGATGCTTTCTGACGATTCGCTGAACACCCAAGAAGATGAATTTGCAATAGAAGAAACAGGTGGCATTGAAGAAAACGGTTTCAGTTTACGAGAACAAAGCGACGTAGGAGTTGCGAGTCAAGATAATGCTGCTGCTTTACAAGAAACAAGTGATACTGGAAGTGCAAGTCAGGACAATGTTGCAAATATAGAAGAGTCTGTTGATGCCAATAGTCAAAGTGTCAACTTAAAAGAGACCAGTGACTTCAGTGATGGTGGAAACGAAGCTAGTCTTACCGAAACGGGTGATGTTGATGATGCTAGCGAATTGAATGATGATGGTGGCATCAGTAAAGTAACCGAAAGTAGTGATATCGCCGGCGAGTCATCAAAATATCAAGCACAGGACCAGTATGAGGCTCAATCAGCTCCACGTGCTTTAAGCAGAAAAACATGTATTGAGAAGAACGAGCGTTATTCAATTCCTGGAAGCTGTGACAGATATATTGAGTGTTtg AACGGCACAGCAGAAGAAAAGTTGTGTCCTGATGGTCTCCGATACAATCCCAATGTAAAGTTCAACGTCTACCCATGCCAATATCCCAACGACGTGCCATGTCTTGCCAGATCTTCTTTAC aaccACCCCAGGCTACCGCCGACTGCCCTCATCAGTTCGGGTACTTCAAAAGCGGTGATTCTAAGAACTGCGGTACTTTCAAGAACTGTGTAAATGGAGTTGGCTATGACTTCAACTGTCCAGAGGGTTTGGCGTTCAGCTCTGAAACCTACCGATGTGATTGGCCTGACCTAGTCCCTGAATGTGATGTTGAAG CTTTCCTCGGTTTCCGTTGTCCGGAAGTGAGAGTTTCAGAAGAGCTTGGTCCTCCAGCTGGTTTCAGGTTTTACAG aTCTGCAGAGGATTgtcaaaaatactttatatgtaTCGATGGCAAACCTAGGCGTTTATCATGTGGAGGATACAACGCTTTCGACGAACTCACCGAAAGCTGTGTCGCTGCCGACGAGATTTCCGCTTGTCCTTCAGAGCTAAGAACACAAGCTGAACGTTCCAGAAAAGCTGAGTCCCAAAGACTTATCGCTGAGAATGCTATAAGTGGCTTCCGGAAGGCTCTAGAAGAAGTCACTACGTTCGCTCCGTACGACGATATTCGCAGTGAGAATTTACGAGGAGAAGATGAACAGATCATAGACAATAATGCAGAAGAAGAGCAACCGGAAATATAA